From a single Candoia aspera isolate rCanAsp1 chromosome 10, rCanAsp1.hap2, whole genome shotgun sequence genomic region:
- the SFPQ gene encoding splicing factor, proline- and glutamine-rich isoform X3 → MSRDRFRSRGSGFHRRGGGGGRGGLPGNHDFRSPPPGMAGGMGQSRGGHHHMGGGLGGPPKPEPTKPPSSASTPPSSAASVSSSPAGSSPSLGPNQNQVGAPPPTSSSAASLSTPSSASAPAASSGLQSGGRGGEAQPPPQQPNAPPSHSPGQGGPKKGPGQSPGGGGGPVGGLKGGPGGSQTGGPKGGGGPGQPHRGGSDRRGGQSQHQHPSQQHQHPPPPPQQQGAGEEKVSDTEGFKANLSLLRRPGEKTYTQRCRLFVGNLPADITEDEFKRLFSKYGEPGEVFINKGKGFGFIKLESRALAEIAKAELDDIPMRGRQLRVRFATHAAALSVRNLSPYVSNELLEEAFSQFGPIERAIVIVDDRGRSTGKGIVEFASKPAARKAFERCTEGVFLLTTTPRPVIVEPLEQLDDEDGLPEKLAQKNPMYQKERETPPRFAQPGSFEYEYSQRWKSLDEMEKQQRDQVEKNMKDAKDKLESEMEDAYHEHQANLLRQDLMRRQEELRRMEELHNQEMQKRKEMQLRQEEERRRREEEMMIRQREMEEQMRRQREESYTRMGYMDPVSQGWKNPSNLAAQRERDMRMSGTGAMNMGDPYGTTAQKFPPLAGGTGLGYETSPGVGQTSMSGSMMGSDMVKIIPAG, encoded by the exons ATGTCGAGAGACCGTTTTCGTAGCCGTGGAAGCGGCTTCCACCGGCGGGGCGGCGGCGGAGGTCGGGGTGGCCTCCCCGGCAACCACGACTTCCGTTCGCCGCCGCCGGGCATGGCGGGCGGCATGGGGCAATCGCGCGGCGGCCACCATCACATGGGCGGCGGCCTCGGCGGCCCCCCGAAGCCGGAGCCCACCAAGCCGCCGAGCTCGGCCTCCACGCCGCCTTCCTCCGCGGCCTCCGTTTCCTCCAGCCCGGCGGGTTCGTCGCCTTCCTTGGGGCCGAACCAGAACCAGGTCGGCGCGCCGCCCCCGACCTCGTCTTCCGCCGCCTCCCTCTCCACGCCGAGCTCGGCCTCGGCTCCCGCCGCCTCCTCGGGGCTCCAGAGCGGCGGCCGAGGCGGGGAGGCGCAGCCGCCGCCGCAGCAGCCCAACGCGCCGCCGAGCCATAGCCCCGGGCAGGGCGGCCCCAAGAAGGGGCCCGGGCAGTCTCCCGGAGGCGGAGGAGGGCCCGTCGGCGGCCTGAAAGGAGGCCCGGGAGGCTCCCAGACAGGAGGGCCGAAGGGCGGCGGCGGGCCTGGGCAGCCGCACCGCGGCGGCAGCGACAGGCGCGGCGGGCAGAGCCAGCACCAGCACCCGTCGCAGCAGCACCAGcaccccccgccgccgccccagCAGCAGGGCGCGGGGGAGGAGAAGGTCTCCGACACGGAG ggtTTTAAAGCAAATTTGTCACTTTTGAGGCGTCCTGGGGAGAAAACATATACTCAGCGCTGTCGTCTGTTTGTTGGGAATTTGCCTGCTGATATCACAGAAGATGAGTTTAAGAGATTATTTTCCAAATATGGTGAACCAGGAGAAGTCTTTATTAACAAGGGGAAAGGCTTTGGCTTTATTAAACTG GAATCACGAGCTTTGGCTGAAATTGCAAAGGCAGAACTTGATGATATTCCCATGAGAGGAAGGCAGCTTCGTGTGCGTTTTGCCACCCATGCTGCTGCTCTTTCTGTGCGTAATCTCTCCCCCTATGTGTCAAATGAATTGCTGGAAGAAGCCTTCTCTCAGTTTGGTCCAATTGAAAGAGCTATTGTGATAGTAGATGATCGTGGCAGATCCACAGGAAAAGGCATTGTGGAATTTGCATCTAAGCCTGCAGCACGAAAAGCATTTGAACGTTGTACTGAAGGTGTCTTTCTTCTGACAAC CACTCCTAGGCCAGTTATTGTGGAGCCACTTGAACAGCTGGATGATGAAGATGGTCTTCCAGAGAAGCTGGCTCAGAAAAATCCAATGTATCAAAA GGAGAGAGAAACGCCTCCGCGATTTGCGCAACCTGGAAGTTTTGAGTATGAATATTCTCAACGGTGGAAGTCCTTGGATGAAATGGAGAAACAGCAGCGAGATCAAGTGGAGAAAAATATGAAAGATGCCAAGGACAAACTGGAAAGTGAGATGGAGGATGCATATCATGAGCATCAGGCAAATCTTTTACGCCAAG ATCTCATGAGGCGGCAAGAAGAACTGAGACGCATGGAAGAGCTTCACAATCAAGAGATGCAGAAACGAAAAGAAATGCAATTGAG GCAAGAAGAAGAGCGGCGTAGACGGGAAGAAGAGATGATGATCCGTCAACGTGAGATGGAAGAGCAAATGAGAAGACAGAGGGAAGAAAGCTATACTAGAATGGGTTACATGGACCCTGTAAGTCAGGGCTGGAAGAATCCCAGTAATCTAGCTGCCCAG agagaaagagacatgAGAATGAGTGGTACTGGTGCAATGAACATGGGAG atccCTATGGTACAACAGCTCAGAAATTCCCACCTTTAGCAGGTGGTACTGGCCTTGGCTATGAGACCAGTCCTGGAGTTGGACAAACATCTATGAGTGGCTCTATGATGGGAAGCGATATG GTGAAGATAATACCAGCTGGATGA
- the SFPQ gene encoding splicing factor, proline- and glutamine-rich isoform X1 codes for MSRDRFRSRGSGFHRRGGGGGRGGLPGNHDFRSPPPGMAGGMGQSRGGHHHMGGGLGGPPKPEPTKPPSSASTPPSSAASVSSSPAGSSPSLGPNQNQVGAPPPTSSSAASLSTPSSASAPAASSGLQSGGRGGEAQPPPQQPNAPPSHSPGQGGPKKGPGQSPGGGGGPVGGLKGGPGGSQTGGPKGGGGPGQPHRGGSDRRGGQSQHQHPSQQHQHPPPPPQQQGAGEEKVSDTEGFKANLSLLRRPGEKTYTQRCRLFVGNLPADITEDEFKRLFSKYGEPGEVFINKGKGFGFIKLESRALAEIAKAELDDIPMRGRQLRVRFATHAAALSVRNLSPYVSNELLEEAFSQFGPIERAIVIVDDRGRSTGKGIVEFASKPAARKAFERCTEGVFLLTTTPRPVIVEPLEQLDDEDGLPEKLAQKNPMYQKERETPPRFAQPGSFEYEYSQRWKSLDEMEKQQRDQVEKNMKDAKDKLESEMEDAYHEHQANLLRQDLMRRQEELRRMEELHNQEMQKRKEMQLRQEEERRRREEEMMIRQREMEEQMRRQREESYTRMGYMDPVSQGWKNPSNLAAQRERDMRMSGTGAMNMGDPYGTTAQKFPPLAGGTGLGYETSPGVGQTSMSGSMMGSDMRPERFGQAGAGPVGQGPRGMGPGTPAAYGRGREEYEGPNKKPRF; via the exons ATGTCGAGAGACCGTTTTCGTAGCCGTGGAAGCGGCTTCCACCGGCGGGGCGGCGGCGGAGGTCGGGGTGGCCTCCCCGGCAACCACGACTTCCGTTCGCCGCCGCCGGGCATGGCGGGCGGCATGGGGCAATCGCGCGGCGGCCACCATCACATGGGCGGCGGCCTCGGCGGCCCCCCGAAGCCGGAGCCCACCAAGCCGCCGAGCTCGGCCTCCACGCCGCCTTCCTCCGCGGCCTCCGTTTCCTCCAGCCCGGCGGGTTCGTCGCCTTCCTTGGGGCCGAACCAGAACCAGGTCGGCGCGCCGCCCCCGACCTCGTCTTCCGCCGCCTCCCTCTCCACGCCGAGCTCGGCCTCGGCTCCCGCCGCCTCCTCGGGGCTCCAGAGCGGCGGCCGAGGCGGGGAGGCGCAGCCGCCGCCGCAGCAGCCCAACGCGCCGCCGAGCCATAGCCCCGGGCAGGGCGGCCCCAAGAAGGGGCCCGGGCAGTCTCCCGGAGGCGGAGGAGGGCCCGTCGGCGGCCTGAAAGGAGGCCCGGGAGGCTCCCAGACAGGAGGGCCGAAGGGCGGCGGCGGGCCTGGGCAGCCGCACCGCGGCGGCAGCGACAGGCGCGGCGGGCAGAGCCAGCACCAGCACCCGTCGCAGCAGCACCAGcaccccccgccgccgccccagCAGCAGGGCGCGGGGGAGGAGAAGGTCTCCGACACGGAG ggtTTTAAAGCAAATTTGTCACTTTTGAGGCGTCCTGGGGAGAAAACATATACTCAGCGCTGTCGTCTGTTTGTTGGGAATTTGCCTGCTGATATCACAGAAGATGAGTTTAAGAGATTATTTTCCAAATATGGTGAACCAGGAGAAGTCTTTATTAACAAGGGGAAAGGCTTTGGCTTTATTAAACTG GAATCACGAGCTTTGGCTGAAATTGCAAAGGCAGAACTTGATGATATTCCCATGAGAGGAAGGCAGCTTCGTGTGCGTTTTGCCACCCATGCTGCTGCTCTTTCTGTGCGTAATCTCTCCCCCTATGTGTCAAATGAATTGCTGGAAGAAGCCTTCTCTCAGTTTGGTCCAATTGAAAGAGCTATTGTGATAGTAGATGATCGTGGCAGATCCACAGGAAAAGGCATTGTGGAATTTGCATCTAAGCCTGCAGCACGAAAAGCATTTGAACGTTGTACTGAAGGTGTCTTTCTTCTGACAAC CACTCCTAGGCCAGTTATTGTGGAGCCACTTGAACAGCTGGATGATGAAGATGGTCTTCCAGAGAAGCTGGCTCAGAAAAATCCAATGTATCAAAA GGAGAGAGAAACGCCTCCGCGATTTGCGCAACCTGGAAGTTTTGAGTATGAATATTCTCAACGGTGGAAGTCCTTGGATGAAATGGAGAAACAGCAGCGAGATCAAGTGGAGAAAAATATGAAAGATGCCAAGGACAAACTGGAAAGTGAGATGGAGGATGCATATCATGAGCATCAGGCAAATCTTTTACGCCAAG ATCTCATGAGGCGGCAAGAAGAACTGAGACGCATGGAAGAGCTTCACAATCAAGAGATGCAGAAACGAAAAGAAATGCAATTGAG GCAAGAAGAAGAGCGGCGTAGACGGGAAGAAGAGATGATGATCCGTCAACGTGAGATGGAAGAGCAAATGAGAAGACAGAGGGAAGAAAGCTATACTAGAATGGGTTACATGGACCCTGTAAGTCAGGGCTGGAAGAATCCCAGTAATCTAGCTGCCCAG agagaaagagacatgAGAATGAGTGGTACTGGTGCAATGAACATGGGAG atccCTATGGTACAACAGCTCAGAAATTCCCACCTTTAGCAGGTGGTACTGGCCTTGGCTATGAGACCAGTCCTGGAGTTGGACAAACATCTATGAGTGGCTCTATGATGGGAAGCGATATG CGCCCTGAGCGATTTGGACAGGCAGGTGCGGGGCCTGTAGGCCAGGGCCCTAGAGGAATGGGGCCTGGAACTCCTGCAGCttatgggagagggagagaagaataCGAAGGCCCAAACAAAAAGCCCCGATTTTAG
- the SFPQ gene encoding splicing factor, proline- and glutamine-rich isoform X2, producing the protein MSRDRFRSRGSGFHRRGGGGGRGGLPGNHDFRSPPPGMAGGMGQSRGGHHHMGGGLGGPPKPEPTKPPSSASTPPSSAASVSSSPAGSSPSLGPNQNQVGAPPPTSSSAASLSTPSSASAPAASSGLQSGGRGGEAQPPPQQPNAPPSHSPGQGGPKKGPGQSPGGGGGPVGGLKGGPGGSQTGGPKGGGGPGQPHRGGSDRRGGQSQHQHPSQQHQHPPPPPQQQGAGEEKVSDTEGFKANLSLLRRPGEKTYTQRCRLFVGNLPADITEDEFKRLFSKYGEPGEVFINKGKGFGFIKLESRALAEIAKAELDDIPMRGRQLRVRFATHAAALSVRNLSPYVSNELLEEAFSQFGPIERAIVIVDDRGRSTGKGIVEFASKPAARKAFERCTEGVFLLTTTPRPVIVEPLEQLDDEDGLPEKLAQKNPMYQKERETPPRFAQPGSFEYEYSQRWKSLDEMEKQQRDQVEKNMKDAKDKLESEMEDAYHEHQANLLRQDLMRRQEELRRMEELHNQEMQKRKEMQLRQEEERRRREEEMMIRQREMEEQMRRQREESYTRMGYMDPRERDMRMSGTGAMNMGDPYGTTAQKFPPLAGGTGLGYETSPGVGQTSMSGSMMGSDMRPERFGQAGAGPVGQGPRGMGPGTPAAYGRGREEYEGPNKKPRF; encoded by the exons ATGTCGAGAGACCGTTTTCGTAGCCGTGGAAGCGGCTTCCACCGGCGGGGCGGCGGCGGAGGTCGGGGTGGCCTCCCCGGCAACCACGACTTCCGTTCGCCGCCGCCGGGCATGGCGGGCGGCATGGGGCAATCGCGCGGCGGCCACCATCACATGGGCGGCGGCCTCGGCGGCCCCCCGAAGCCGGAGCCCACCAAGCCGCCGAGCTCGGCCTCCACGCCGCCTTCCTCCGCGGCCTCCGTTTCCTCCAGCCCGGCGGGTTCGTCGCCTTCCTTGGGGCCGAACCAGAACCAGGTCGGCGCGCCGCCCCCGACCTCGTCTTCCGCCGCCTCCCTCTCCACGCCGAGCTCGGCCTCGGCTCCCGCCGCCTCCTCGGGGCTCCAGAGCGGCGGCCGAGGCGGGGAGGCGCAGCCGCCGCCGCAGCAGCCCAACGCGCCGCCGAGCCATAGCCCCGGGCAGGGCGGCCCCAAGAAGGGGCCCGGGCAGTCTCCCGGAGGCGGAGGAGGGCCCGTCGGCGGCCTGAAAGGAGGCCCGGGAGGCTCCCAGACAGGAGGGCCGAAGGGCGGCGGCGGGCCTGGGCAGCCGCACCGCGGCGGCAGCGACAGGCGCGGCGGGCAGAGCCAGCACCAGCACCCGTCGCAGCAGCACCAGcaccccccgccgccgccccagCAGCAGGGCGCGGGGGAGGAGAAGGTCTCCGACACGGAG ggtTTTAAAGCAAATTTGTCACTTTTGAGGCGTCCTGGGGAGAAAACATATACTCAGCGCTGTCGTCTGTTTGTTGGGAATTTGCCTGCTGATATCACAGAAGATGAGTTTAAGAGATTATTTTCCAAATATGGTGAACCAGGAGAAGTCTTTATTAACAAGGGGAAAGGCTTTGGCTTTATTAAACTG GAATCACGAGCTTTGGCTGAAATTGCAAAGGCAGAACTTGATGATATTCCCATGAGAGGAAGGCAGCTTCGTGTGCGTTTTGCCACCCATGCTGCTGCTCTTTCTGTGCGTAATCTCTCCCCCTATGTGTCAAATGAATTGCTGGAAGAAGCCTTCTCTCAGTTTGGTCCAATTGAAAGAGCTATTGTGATAGTAGATGATCGTGGCAGATCCACAGGAAAAGGCATTGTGGAATTTGCATCTAAGCCTGCAGCACGAAAAGCATTTGAACGTTGTACTGAAGGTGTCTTTCTTCTGACAAC CACTCCTAGGCCAGTTATTGTGGAGCCACTTGAACAGCTGGATGATGAAGATGGTCTTCCAGAGAAGCTGGCTCAGAAAAATCCAATGTATCAAAA GGAGAGAGAAACGCCTCCGCGATTTGCGCAACCTGGAAGTTTTGAGTATGAATATTCTCAACGGTGGAAGTCCTTGGATGAAATGGAGAAACAGCAGCGAGATCAAGTGGAGAAAAATATGAAAGATGCCAAGGACAAACTGGAAAGTGAGATGGAGGATGCATATCATGAGCATCAGGCAAATCTTTTACGCCAAG ATCTCATGAGGCGGCAAGAAGAACTGAGACGCATGGAAGAGCTTCACAATCAAGAGATGCAGAAACGAAAAGAAATGCAATTGAG GCAAGAAGAAGAGCGGCGTAGACGGGAAGAAGAGATGATGATCCGTCAACGTGAGATGGAAGAGCAAATGAGAAGACAGAGGGAAGAAAGCTATACTAGAATGGGTTACATGGACCCT agagaaagagacatgAGAATGAGTGGTACTGGTGCAATGAACATGGGAG atccCTATGGTACAACAGCTCAGAAATTCCCACCTTTAGCAGGTGGTACTGGCCTTGGCTATGAGACCAGTCCTGGAGTTGGACAAACATCTATGAGTGGCTCTATGATGGGAAGCGATATG CGCCCTGAGCGATTTGGACAGGCAGGTGCGGGGCCTGTAGGCCAGGGCCCTAGAGGAATGGGGCCTGGAACTCCTGCAGCttatgggagagggagagaagaataCGAAGGCCCAAACAAAAAGCCCCGATTTTAG